Part of the Woronichinia naegeliana WA131 genome, TCCCATTAAAGCCATGTTAAAAAAGGTGTTTTTTCGGTATATATCCTTGAGAGATTCCTGAATAATTAATGGAACTCTTAAATCAGGTAAAGATTGCAATTGAAAATATAATAAAGCCCCCACTTGTTGCTCGATCGCCTTATCTAGTAAACCTTGCCAATTTTCTGGGCTAATTAAATCTGAACTGATAGTTTCATGGTTTGGCGATCGCCCTGGCTTTAATTTTAATAACTCTAGTAACCATTGATTAATTTCAACGTCTTGCATATTTTTTAATATTGTAAATAGTAAGAAAATTTTAGTTAAAGATTAACATCTTTCATTTGTTGTTTCCATGATTGAGCATAAAGTCCTCCGAGACTTAATAACTGTTGATGAGTTCCCGATTCTACAATCTTTCCGCAATCCATCACATAGATTTGATCAGCTTGCATGGCTGTCGTAAAACGGTGGGTAATCATAATCGCAGTCCGCCCCGCCACCAATTCCCGAAAACGTGACATCCATTCGGCCTCTGCCCAGGAATCCATTGCACTAGTAGGTTCATCCAAAAGAACAATTTCGGATTGTCGTAAAAAAGCCCTCGCCAGAGCAATTTTTTGCCATTCTCCCACACTTAAATCTGCCGTGCCTAACCATTTGCCCAGAACTTCCTGATAACCCTGGGGTAAACGAGCAATGACTTTATCAGCCCCCGAAACCTGAGCCGCCTCTTCAATCCTAGAAAAAGAGGGATGATTATCCCAGTCGCCATAGGCAATATTATCGACAGCAGGCTCATTGTAACGAACGGGTTCTTGGAATAAAACCGTAATAATTTGTTGTAAAGATTCGATTTGTAGATCCTTTAAATTATGGTTATCAATAAAAATATTACCCTCTGTTGGGTCATAAAAACGACAAAGCAATTTCATCAAAGTACTTTTACCCGCTCCATTTGTCCCAACGATCGCCACAACCTGTTCCACTTTAATTGTCAGATCAAAACCATCTAAAGCCCAACGAGAACTATGGGGATAACGAAAACGAATATTCTCAAATTGAATAGAATCTTTAATGGGAATAGGAATTGGGTAAGAATTAGCAGTTTCTTTTAAGATTGGAGTTAGATTTAAAAATTCTTTTAAATTCTCAATAAATAAACTATTAAAATAAATTTTCCCCGTATTACTGAGAAGATTTTTGATCAAACTTTGCCCTTGATTAAAAGCTTGATAAAGTAGGGTTAAATCTCCCAGGGAAATCTGAGCTTGCAATGCTCGCCAAACCATTATCGCCATTACAATTCCTGTCACGGTAATAGACAATGTCCCTGCCGCTAAATCAGCAAACGCTTGATTACGAATTAATTGTAATTGTTCGTTGCGTAGGCGTTGGCGTAGATTTTGATAGACCTCTCGAAAATGGGAACTTAGATTAAATATACGAGTTTCTGTAACATTTTCCCTTTTGGTTAAAATATTTTCATAATAGCGACTTCTTCGTTGTCGGGTTGTTACTGTCATTTGCCATTGATGACGACGATAATTATAGTAAAAAGTGATATAAAGGGCAGGTAAGGTACTCACTAAAAGTGCCAGGGGAACCCAGATACCAAATGGGATTAAAATTCCTGACATTGCCACTAAGGTAATACTACTTTGAAGTAAGCTACTCAAGTTTTCCAGAAGAGTAACGGGACGACTAATAGCATCAACTTTAGCTCTTTCTAGGCAATCATAATAGTTGGGATCATCATAGAAACTTAAGTCCAATTCACTAGCTTTTTGATGAATTAAGTCATTAATCCGATCTTGTACTAAGTCGCTTTGACTGGTTCGTACCCAATCCATTAACCCTTGCAAGGTTTGGGATAAAATGAGAATAATTCCTAATGCAATAACTAGTATTAATATTGATTGTAAACTATCATTATTAAAATTATTTTTACTAACTGGTACTAAATGATTAACTAAATCCCTGGTCAGATAAATGTTAACAATGGGTAATAATCCTTGCAAGATAATTAACGTCAACCAGGCGATCGTCCAACGGTGTGCTGATTGCCACACTAAGTTAATAGCCCAGGGTAAGTATTGAATTGTGGCAATTACTTCTTTAAAAAGATTGATATTACTCACGTTTTATTTAAACGTCCATAGTCCCCTAGGTTAGAAGCGTTAGGATTTCAACTCCATCTTCGGTAATGGCGATCGTATGTTCAAACTGAGCGGAAAGTTTGCGATCCTTGGTAATGGCTGTCCAACCATCGGCTAACAGCAAATGTTCATAGGTTCCCTCATTGATCATCGGTTCAATGGTAAAAACCATGCCCGGACGTAACTTGCGCCCCTTGCCTCGCACCCCAAAATGAGGAACCTGTGGCGGCGTGTGGAAAACATGGCTAATACCATGACCGACAAAATCCCTAACCACTGAAAATCCGTGAGCTTCTGCATATTCCTGAATTGCGGCTCCAATATCGCCCATTGTGCCGCCCGGTCTCGCTGCTGCAATGCCAAGACGCAAACATTCTTCTGTCACAGCCACTAACTTTTGGGCGGTGGGGGAAGGCGTTCCCACCATGAAAGTACGGGAGGTATCGCCATGATAGCCGTCTAGAATGGGGGTGACATCAATGTTAATAATGTCTCCATCTTTAAGGATTTGTTTCGGACTAGGAATACCGTGACAAATAACCTCATTCACACTTGTACAAATTGACTTGGGAAAGCCTTTATAGCCCAGAGGAGCACTTTTTGCTCCATGAGCGATCGTCCAGCGTTCGGCTTCATCATTGAGGGTCTGGGTACTAACTCCTGGCTGCACTATCGGGGCAAGATGATCTAATAGTTGCGCGGCTAACTGGCCAGCTTGTCGCATCTTTTCAATTTCGCGCTTGGACAAAAGGGTGATAGTTTCTCCCATGTAGGTTGAGTCAGAGATGATTTGCTAAAATTTGTCACTAACTATTCTATCGGTAAATTTGCGTTGAACGCATCGACAACTTAGCTTTAACCCATTCCCTTTCTTTTTGTCGATTTTCGGCGTTTTACAGATAAAACCATTGTTTGCCTTGCCACAGCAACCAGCCTGTTACTAAGAGACAGGCGATACCAGCTAAACCAGCGAGGGGATATTTGCCAATGCCGACCATCCAATCTGGGGAAGAATCAGGATAGTGCAATAAATCGGCTGCATCGAGGGAAGCTAAACCCCAAATCCAGGCAGCATGGAGTCCCCAGGCTAGTCCTAAACTACCACTGTTAAGTATTCTGGCTTCCACTAAGATCATGCCCATTAACCAAAGACCTGGTAATTGGGGAAAAGTGTTTTTTCGTTCCCAGCTCAGATGCAGTAGGGCAAAGATCAGACTGGCGATCGCGGCGGCTAGGCCCACACCATAGTCTTTTTGAAGTTCGGTCTGAAAAATACCTCGAAAGATCAGTTCCTCAGTCCATCCGATCCAGAGTCCCAGTAGTAGCAGGGGAAGAGATAGTTTGAGGGCCTTGCTCCAATGGTGAGTTTTCCATCCGATCCAACCGCCCCAGGTCTCTAGTCCAAAGGTTAGGGCTAGTCCTCCCACGCCTAAGCCTAATCCCAGGAGTAGGGAGATTGCTAGCTCACGATTCCAGAGGATGCCATAGTCAGCCAATGCAATATTTTGGCTATGTAATAGTAACCAAAGCAAGGGTGGAAAAATCAGATACAGGGAAGCAACTAGGGGTAATTTTTGTTGGGGGGTTGTTTCCTGGAGAGGATGCCATTGTAAACGATAAGCTAGGGGAATAGCTAAAGGCAACCAGGCCAAAAACCAGATTAATAAAAATAGTCCGATTTTGGCGATCGCCGGTAGATCTAGTAATGAGTTCATAGACAATAATTACAGCGGCCAATCACTCATTAATTTGATGCTTAACGTCTGAATAATCGGTAAACTATCAATCACCATCGCTAAACATAATAACATCAGATAAAAAATGGAAAACTTAAACAGAGAACGAGCGACCATTTTATCCATGGGAGCCTGTTTTAATTCCCAAGCTTTAACAATAAATTGCCATCCTAAAATAACGGCGATCGCACCATAGAACCAGCCACAACTATGCAGAGGATAAACTAAAAATAAGGTTAAGGGAACGACTAGTAGGGTATAGATCCAGATCTGTTTGACCGTTGCTTCCTCACCTTCAATGACAGGTAACATGGGTACATTAACCTGAGCGTAATCATCCTTAATCATTAATGCTAAAGCCCAGAAGTGGGGAGGAGTCCAAAGAAAAATAATGGCGAATAATAACCAAGGCGTTAAACTCAGATCGCCAGTAACCGCAGCCCAACCGACCAGAGGAGGAATAGAACCAGCCGCGCCCCCAATGACAATATTTTGAGTTGTATGGCGTTTTAAAAAATGGGTATAGATGAGCATATAAAACACAATGCCCGACATTGCCAAACAACCACTCAAGAGATTGACAAAAACCGCAAATAAGCTAAAGGAAATCAGTCCTAAAATGAAGGCAAAAATGAGAGCATGACGAGGTTTAACACGACCAGCCGGAATCGGACGTTCCCTGGTGCGTAACATTTCGTAGTCAATATCTTGGTCATAAACACAATTTAAGGTTTGGGCTGAGGCCGCCGCCAAAGTTCCGCCAATAAGGGTGATAAACAACTTTAAAAGATCCACTCGTCCTTCCGACGCAATCCACATGGCCGCCGCCGTGGTAATCAGGAGCAAAGGAATAATGCGAGGCTTCGTTAATTGATAATAGCTTTTCAGGACTGCGGGGAAATTGGCGTGATGACGTTCAATTTTTGTGATAGTAACCATTGTCAATCGTGAAGTATTAAGGGATAGCGGAAATCGGCAAAATCGCAGTCTGAGAAGAAGGAGTTGAGGCAGTTAAAATAACTAGACAAAGTTGAGGCGATCGCCGTCGGCTTGGCCTTCAGAGGGCTGAATATGTTGAGCAACGGAGGTTTGATCTCGTAAAGCCAGTACCGTAAAGGCCAGCATTGTGCCTAAAAGACTGGCTCCAATCGTATGGTGAGCTATGGTTAGGGGTTCAACCTGTAAATGTAACCGTAATGTTGCTGTCCCTAGCAGAATTTGCAGGAAAAGTAAGGCGATCGCCGTTTTGGCCAAAGGACGTAATCCCGAACCTAAGGCCGGAGTGCGCCAGGTATAAAAAGCCGTTATCAATACAGCAAGAGTAGCCGGAACCACTCCTATCAGGTGACTATTCATAACCTGACAAAATTGAGTGAGAGCCACATTTAAACATTGATGGGCTGCCCAGCGAGAACCCACTAAGCCTCCTAATAAACATTGAACATAGATCAATACCGTTGCGATCGCCCCCAGATAACCTAACCGTCCA contains:
- a CDS encoding CPBP family intramembrane metalloprotease produces the protein MNSLLDLPAIAKIGLFLLIWFLAWLPLAIPLAYRLQWHPLQETTPQQKLPLVASLYLIFPPLLWLLLHSQNIALADYGILWNRELAISLLLGLGLGVGGLALTFGLETWGGWIGWKTHHWSKALKLSLPLLLLGLWIGWTEELIFRGIFQTELQKDYGVGLAAAIASLIFALLHLSWERKNTFPQLPGLWLMGMILVEARILNSGSLGLAWGLHAAWIWGLASLDAADLLHYPDSSPDWMVGIGKYPLAGLAGIACLLVTGWLLWQGKQWFYL
- a CDS encoding ABC transporter ATP-binding protein/permease, producing MSNINLFKEVIATIQYLPWAINLVWQSAHRWTIAWLTLIILQGLLPIVNIYLTRDLVNHLVPVSKNNFNNDSLQSILILVIALGIILILSQTLQGLMDWVRTSQSDLVQDRINDLIHQKASELDLSFYDDPNYYDCLERAKVDAISRPVTLLENLSSLLQSSITLVAMSGILIPFGIWVPLALLVSTLPALYITFYYNYRRHQWQMTVTTRQRRSRYYENILTKRENVTETRIFNLSSHFREVYQNLRQRLRNEQLQLIRNQAFADLAAGTLSITVTGIVMAIMVWRALQAQISLGDLTLLYQAFNQGQSLIKNLLSNTGKIYFNSLFIENLKEFLNLTPILKETANSYPIPIPIKDSIQFENIRFRYPHSSRWALDGFDLTIKVEQVVAIVGTNGAGKSTLMKLLCRFYDPTEGNIFIDNHNLKDLQIESLQQIITVLFQEPVRYNEPAVDNIAYGDWDNHPSFSRIEEAAQVSGADKVIARLPQGYQEVLGKWLGTADLSVGEWQKIALARAFLRQSEIVLLDEPTSAMDSWAEAEWMSRFRELVAGRTAIMITHRFTTAMQADQIYVMDCGKIVESGTHQQLLSLGGLYAQSWKQQMKDVNL
- a CDS encoding heme o synthase; the encoded protein is MVTITKIERHHANFPAVLKSYYQLTKPRIIPLLLITTAAAMWIASEGRVDLLKLFITLIGGTLAAASAQTLNCVYDQDIDYEMLRTRERPIPAGRVKPRHALIFAFILGLISFSLFAVFVNLLSGCLAMSGIVFYMLIYTHFLKRHTTQNIVIGGAAGSIPPLVGWAAVTGDLSLTPWLLFAIIFLWTPPHFWALALMIKDDYAQVNVPMLPVIEGEEATVKQIWIYTLLVVPLTLFLVYPLHSCGWFYGAIAVILGWQFIVKAWELKQAPMDKMVARSLFKFSIFYLMLLCLAMVIDSLPIIQTLSIKLMSDWPL
- the map gene encoding type I methionyl aminopeptidase, which translates into the protein MGETITLLSKREIEKMRQAGQLAAQLLDHLAPIVQPGVSTQTLNDEAERWTIAHGAKSAPLGYKGFPKSICTSVNEVICHGIPSPKQILKDGDIINIDVTPILDGYHGDTSRTFMVGTPSPTAQKLVAVTEECLRLGIAAARPGGTMGDIGAAIQEYAEAHGFSVVRDFVGHGISHVFHTPPQVPHFGVRGKGRKLRPGMVFTIEPMINEGTYEHLLLADGWTAITKDRKLSAQFEHTIAITEDGVEILTLLT